The sequence CTGCGGGAACAGCAGCAGCGGGATGAGCACGCCGGAGATGACTCCGTACAGTGATGTTGCGGCTGCCGCCGTCAGACCGGACACAGCGAGCGCACGGATGAAGATGATCGGCTCGAGGAACCAGGTGAAACTGCCGAACAACCGGCTGCCTGAAGAAGGCAGGGCGACCGCAAGCAAAGGGTTCACCGGATACAGTCCGTCTTTCGACTGCAGGGATGCAGTCTTTTTTTGCTGTTTCTTGAACTTGATCCACAAATAGAGGACCGACACGGCTTCTGCAAGAAGAGTGATGCCCATCGCATATGCAGCATTCAGGGCAATACTGCCGTCAGTCAGGAAGTACGGCAGCATCCAGGTGATGAGCCCGATGCGGACGATCTGCTCGATCACCTGACTCCAGGCTGTCTCTTCCAGCCTGGCAATCCCCTGGAAATAACCGCGGATGATTCCGCCGACCGCCGCGATCGGCACGATGGCGATGCCTACAAATAACGTAACGGATGCCGCCGGATTGCCAAGGAGGGTATTCGACAGGAACGGGACAAACAAGATGGACAGCGGCAGGAAGATAAGTCCGGTGATGATTGTTAGAAGCACGGAAGATCGCATCACTTGTGCAAAGCGGGCGGATTGCCCTTTTGCCGTCAGCTCGGCGATCACCTTTGCAATGGCGATCGGGATCCCCAGCTGTACAAGAGACAGGAAGAAGATGAACGCCGGGTAAGCAGTCATATAGACACCGACCGCCTCTTCGCCGGCCACCCGCATGAACTGGATGCGGTATACAAAACCGAGCAATTTCGTCATAAAAACGGCGAAGGTCAAGATCACCGTTCCGCGGATAAATGAGGACATTGAAAACATCTCCTTCTCAAGTCGAGCCAATTCATATACACTACT comes from Sporosarcina trichiuri and encodes:
- a CDS encoding putative polysaccharide biosynthesis protein, with amino-acid sequence MSSFIRGTVILTFAVFMTKLLGFVYRIQFMRVAGEEAVGVYMTAYPAFIFFLSLVQLGIPIAIAKVIAELTAKGQSARFAQVMRSSVLLTIITGLIFLPLSILFVPFLSNTLLGNPAASVTLFVGIAIVPIAAVGGIIRGYFQGIARLEETAWSQVIEQIVRIGLITWMLPYFLTDGSIALNAAYAMGITLLAEAVSVLYLWIKFKKQQKKTASLQSKDGLYPVNPLLAVALPSSGSRLFGSFTWFLEPIIFIRALAVSGLTAAAATSLYGVISGVLIPLLLFPQFIPYALSVVLVPAVSGASAAGNIKKLQERIHLSLRLSALTGAFAAAVFFVHGKEMAETLFHVKQGASYMVVLAPIFFFYYIQSPLFSILQATDEAKAAMMNSVYGGIAKLLVMFVLASQPGLQETGAIVAIGFGVLITSFLHIATLRRNRKTATGFTMFVLPYASFIITAVLRPIFIPTGGYGLIADCSITALFLAVVLFFTGQIRGEDFRHFRKLAVRQR